In the genome of Schistocerca piceifrons isolate TAMUIC-IGC-003096 chromosome X, iqSchPice1.1, whole genome shotgun sequence, the window TAACGTTCTTACAAAGTAAATCATTCACAAGAACAGAATCACCTTCATCATTATTGTCAGAATCACTTGAAAAACACTGCCATTCTCCACTTCTTTTGGGTgtaataatgtaactgttactggaaTAGTCCTCCAAACCATTAAAACATTCACTCACACAGTCACCTGGATCTCCATTCTTACTTGGAACATCTGAATAATCTTTGTCCAAAACCTTGAAAAGTATTTAATATTCATTCAGTTCCTTCCATTTCCTGAGTAAGATGATCTCCAAAAGCAGGAGGAACTTTGAAATATCAAAAGACTATCAGTATGCTAAATAATCAAATAATAAATTCAACAATTGGTTTTGATACATTGACTGCTGGTGTAAACGTCTAAGTAGATGAAGTAGTTAAAACATATCCCAGCAGATGGCATCTACAGATAGCATGTTGAAAACCCAAGTTATCTCAATATCCATACATAACAGATGACACACGAAATAGGAGTAAACTTGAGTCCTGTCCGCAATGTGGTAattttggttcataaattaaaACCCTCAAAGAAGTGTTTCCACAAGTGAGGAAGGTACATGGTGCAACTACACCAGCTTGTGCATTTAGTTCATAATAAAGAGATGGAAGCAGTTCATGTGTGATGTAAATCCTTCGGGAAGTTTGGCAGGTTGTGTCAAACATATTGCCAAAATAGATGTGCCCTGGtctagataatgaaaaattagcCATAATTAAAAAAGGTGATCATTATTTGTAGACATATGTAGGTAGTTAATAAACTAACTAATAAGAAATTTACCATCTTATCTGTGACTTTGAAGAGGAATTAAATATCTGGTCCTTCTCTTTCTTACCTTTCACCtgcttgtttttccttttctctgttttGCTTCAGTCTACAAGAAAACTGCCTgatgatttaacttttaatgtattttaaatgttgttgttatgATTTCTGCTTATTTCCTCGTATTattttcataataaaacatatttaaatacttttagcatgactgaaattactgaaataatttatgCAAATCATGTAATCAGTAACATTGTAGCTCACTTCTTACATTTCAAACTGAGCAGGTTTCATTTTCACTCTAGTAATTAGGATGATACTTGACTTTTAAGTGTCTTCCATTTGGCATGTACTGAAAAGAGATTGAAACAAATGTAATTGTATATAAAACTGTGGCTAAGggaaaacattgtaaaacattgtaatttttgttttttcagCAGTCATTTTTTCGTACAcaacggcggcggcagcggcagaggcagaggcagaggcagaggcagaggcagaggcagaggcagaggcagaggcagagacaGCGGAATACTTCTGAAAGCTCTGCACAGACTGTGGAGGAtagtgaagaagaagatgatgattcgACTGTAAGAAAATCTGGACGATCCCGTTTAGCAGAAAATCTGGGACTGGTTCCATGCCGTCGATCACAGAGTTCTAGTACTGCACATGCCCCAGTGCCAGCTTCCAGTCTCAATCGGCAACGGGTATCAGCTGGTATTCCTACGTTGAACCTGTTTGGAAATGATAGTCTCGACTACTTTTCTGATGGGTATGAGTCTTTGCTAGTGCTAATTGATGTTTAAACCTGTTGTGAATGTGCgtgagagatagagatagagagagagagagagagagagagagagagagagagagagagagagagagagagtggagggggGTATTTGTTTTTAGTCTGTGCTGGAAGTAATTGCTAGGAAACTTGGGTACCTTACATGCATCTTCTGTGTATCCAAGAAGTGAGCCATTATTGAACTAAATATGTATGGTGTGGCTCACTGATAAGCCATGGCATATTATATAATGTTTTGTACTTAATCAGGTGGTGTAATGATTTATTGTTTCTGTGTTAAATGATGGATCAAAACTAAATCTATCTTTTTGTGGTAGTCACCTGTTGGTCACAGAAGGATTTCAGTACTTTTAGGATGTGGAGTATAGATGTCTGAAGTGAGGTCCTGACTTAAGGTGTCCTGGCCATCCTGCACACACTGTGcaatactgaatttttatattttataatatTCTCTCTGTTACTGAGAGGAAAAAGCATAATGAAGAAAATACGTTCTTAGACATACTCTCTTGGCCCCAcaaactgcagtcagtttttgtTGCCATCAGGAAGAAACTAATAAAGAAAAAGGGTAATATTACAAAAGAGGATTCCAGCCAGCAGTCTTTAAGTCTCActttcagaataaaaaaaaattacctggccactattctcatttttgctgtgtgttttgaaacattcatcacATCATAAGTTCATACGGTGATCAGATTATTCATTCATCTTTCAGTTTTGGTTTGTTACTGGTAAGACATCAAATTTCTTCACTTCAAGTCAAATTAGTAAACTATAGTTATAATTTTTGcataatttaaaaacattttagtactttattttacatgttttttgCAATATGAAGGGCATGCCCATTTGCATGCATTTGGCCGTTTTGGCTCTTGCAGCAATATTGAATTTTGTTCTGTGGTATCTTTTATTCACCTCAACAATGTTTCCAGAAATCACCTTattaacaacaataaatacaacACCTAAAAGACAGTGTGAAAAATGGTGAAATGGTGTGGCTTGCATAGTAGTAGTagtttcagttttcagtatttttgtaaaaatttcttaATGGAGGTACATTATTTGTGGTGATGTGTAATATGGATACACCCAAATTTGATGACATGCACACATTTTTTGCTGTTACATTGTCCAATGTTGCTCTGCCTGTTATTATATAAGAGTTCTGTGTTAATTACAGGTCAGAcggtgaaaatggaaatgaaggtgGTGGCACTAGTATGTTGTGCCACCGATCTAGGTCGTCACCAACAACAGCAAGACGTTTGGCTGCAAGAAAACTGTCTCAAAGCTTGATGAGCAGCACACCAAGGCCTCATGTTAATTCGAATCCTCGGCCAAGCACCTCACGTGACACTACTTCAAGTAGCCGCCACAATCTCCTGGACTCCATAATGGAAAGCCAAGGCCTATGGCATTCAAGGAATACGACCATGTCTCTTAGGAGAGATGGTACAATTACTATTAAAAAGGCATCCAAAGTGGAGAGGCCAAGTAAGGCAATGTCTGGTAGTGATGATGGACAAAGCATTTCTAGGTTTACAGAATCCTCAGATGGATATCGGGAAAGGATACAACATGACAGTAATCCACAAGAATTGCCCTCCCATATTTTCAATCAAAGGGATGCAATTAGTGTTGTCCCTGTTGCAGATAGTGGTCCTAACATTTTTACCAGCCATGCTGGTAGTAGTGGATCTTCGAACAATGTGGGTCAACAAACATGTGTAAATAGCAGATTTCCATGGGAGTCCCATACAAGTAACCGAGTAAATGTTACAGACAACCAGACAAGAGTTTCTCAAGTTCCACTCTATCCTGGTAACTCCAACTCAAGATCTCCTGGATCATCTGGATCATATCATCATAATAAGGACAGTCAGTATGAAAGGACATCAACTTCATCATACCAGTATAGTGGACATATGTACTCAGGTACCCATCTTTCTGGATTTGATAGTGATAGAGGTCATTTGGGATATACAGGCTACTTGGGTCCAGAGAACAGTTCTACCACATCAGATTTACCAAATCCTGGTAGGTTCAATTTATTACCACAATTTCCAGTAAGGCGAACACATCCTCATCCTTCCACATCCCTCAGTGCTAGCAGCACCGATGAAAGGCAACTCGAAGAGAGTGACTTTCTTGATGACCAAGATATCTCAAGTGGAAAGTCATCAAATGAGAGAGACACTAAGAAAAATACTTACCGGAAAGTTACAGAAGATGACGACTTAGATATTTATAGTGACATTGAAGTATCCAGTGCTGGTGGACAAAATTGTGCTTCTGAGCATGAAGATAATGAACGTAATTTTGATGTTCTTCCTCCACCCCCAGAACCTTCAGCTTTACTTATAGGGCTTGGTGAACAAGATTCTAGTGATAGTGAAACAAATGATTCTTTAGTAATAGATATTCGTCCCAATCCAGATGACCATACACATAAGGATAATGTTACCAAATCACCAGATGAGTCCGAAAAGTATGATCCAGCTGTCCCatgtgatgatagtgatgatgatgatgatgatgagccactTGTATCTCAGAATCTGCATAAAGAAGACATTCCACTCCCACCATGCCCTCCTTCATCGGAGAAGGTAGATATGAGTACTTCAAATGCAAGTTACTTGCAGTCACCAACTTATGGTGAGCTGAGCAAACAGTGTTCTGTTCATGTTACTGaagctgtaacagaagcagtgaaggaGGTGATCAACAGTACTCTTCAGAGCTCTTCAGCATCCATTAACAAGGCTCTGGCATCTGGtgatgaagacgatgatgagggAGAATGTCCCAATTTCTCTATCTACTCAGCTGACAGTATGGACATAGCCCGGAAAGCAACTGAAATACCGGAAGAGAATACAGGTGCTTTAGATAAGAGTGATCCTGTCACTGTCATGACAGATGAAGACAAAGCAGAGGTTGAAAAGTGTGAGGCAAAATCTGATATTCTGGAGATGCCGATTGAATCGAGTAGTGACCATAACAACCAAGAGAGCAGAGATAATGATGAACAGATGGAAGAGTCAGGATCAATTTCAGAAGTGCAACATGAACCATTAGAAAATAATGATGATATGATTGAACGTTTGTCAAAAACTCTTCAgtgcagcagccgcagcagcagtagttgtagcagtagcagcagtagctgctgtagcagcagtagtagcagcagtgGTAGTAGTTCCAGCAGTAGTACTGACGGTAGTTCTATTAGCCAAAACACTAGTTGTGAAGAACCAAGCAAAGTTGTCACGTCCGAAGAGAAAGACACTACTGCTATAGCTGTTGAACAAATAGCTGACCAAATGAGTAATCTCAGTGCCGTTCATCCTGTTACGTCAAGTGCCTCTGAAAACCACGAAAAAAGTGCAATCAGAGATGAGAATGATCCAAAAAACCATGAAGATGTGAAACTAGATGTGTCCGGAGAGACAGAAAATCTAGTGGAAGGAGCTGCTTCTGCAGTATCTGCAGTGTCACCAAATAATGCAACAGGTTCACAAAATAAGACTGCATTGCCACTAAGTAACACAGCGTCATCACTGAATAGTAGTCTCCCTGCTGCAACTCCAGTTGGACTGGAAGGTCTGGACACTGAAACAATATCAGAAACTGAGGAAGCAATAAATTTTGATGATGATATGAGTCATGATGAAACTAGTTTTTTGAGTGAAGAAGATGGTGAAATTTCCcctcaaaagaaaagaaagaaagctaCTGATGAAGTGAAAGATAACAGCAAAGCTGACAACGATGTGTCTGCTGAGAAACCACAGCTTGAAAAAGACCTGTCTCCTGCTGAAACAGTGGACTATGAGGAGGGTGAAATAGTAGATGAGCGTCCAAGACTGACTGATGTCACTCAGAAAGATAAAATTTTAGACAAAGATAAAAGACTTGAAAGTAATGAAATAAGATCTGCAGATGAAGCAGAAATGAGTGAGTCTTCTGTACACGCAGGAattgaagaagagaagaagaaaaagaaaaagaaatctacGGACAGAGACAGGGACAGGGCAGATTTGagtgtaaatgatgatgatgaaacagtaAAGGGAAAAGGCAGTACATTAGATGACTCTATATCATGGAAGAAACCATCTAAAGGAACTAAGGAAAGAAACTATAGAGATAGCAAGAGTATCAAACCAACAGAGAAAGGTAAGGATGGAAGCAGAAAGGAAAATGAAGATAAAGAATTAcctaaaaaagagaagaaaaagaaggagaaaagAAAAGACATGGAAAGATATGATGTCAGAAAAATAGTGAGTGATAAAAAGAGAAAGCGGAAAGATGAATTTGGCCGTGATCTCTCACGGGATCGTTCATATAGTAGGTCACGGTCACGTTCCAAATCACGTGGCAAGTCTCGTGACAGATCAGTATCTTTGTCAAGATCAAAGACTAATCGTGCAAAAGGCCGCTCGTCACCAAGGAGGTCAAGACATCGATCCCGCAGTCGTTCTCGTAGCAGGTCATATAGATCGAGAAGTAGATCAAAAAATAAATCTATATCAAAATTAAAAGATAGGAATCGAAAGAGCCGTTcaaaagaaagacagagaaaggcgaGTCGAGATCGCTCCAGGAGCAGAAACAGAAGAAGTCGGTCAAGATCAGGCAGCAGGCTCAGAAATAGATCAAGAAGCAGATCCATCCACAAGTCAAGGGAAGGTAAAGACAGATCTAGAGCAGCTACCAGACAAAAAAGACCTCCAAAGAATCGTCGATCGTGGTCACGCACATGGACATCATCGTGGTCTCGGTCAAGATCACGATCTGTTTCCTGCTCATCTTATTCCCGATCTCCTTCGCCATCAGCAAGACGGTACAATCGATCTTACTCAAGGTCTTTCTCCAGATCCTGGTCTAGAGAACGACACGAAAGAGTTCCATTGCTTGAAAAAAAGACCAACCCTGTTGCAAAGCCACCAAAAAAACTCACTGTTATAGTAAACAATAGCAAGGAGGATAGTGATAGGCAACGAAAGAAAGATAAAAAGAAGAAGGACTCGAGAAAATCCAAAGACCAGTCAGGAGCAGAGAAGCGCAAGAAGCGGAAAGAGAGATCTCCGTTGCCATCCAAAGAAGTTTTCACTTCTGGTGACAATATTCTAGTTAGCGTGAATTTCAACAAATCAAATAAAGGACCCGGTGCAAAAGATGCTGCTGTCGCTGCAGCTGCAGCTGTTACATCAGCGTCTATATGTGCCTTGCCTAAAGATTCATCTAAGCGAAAACAAAGAGAAGATACATTTGATGTAGgtaggcaaacaactaaaaaatccAGGAAAGATAAAAGTGGGAAAGAAAAGACATCCAAAGCCTTAAATAATGCAGCAAATACTGATAAAACTCTGAACAGAAGATCCAAAAAGGGAGCAAAGGGGGACAAGAGATTGGCTGCATTACTTAGGCAAAAACCAGTTGCAATAATTGATTTAGATCAATCACCATTTCGTGAACAAACCCCTTCACCCAGAGATCTCATAGTTCTGAGTGACAGTGATGATGCACAACGAGATAAAGAAACTGAAATGGAAGATGGAATTATGACCAGGATGATGCACCAGGAAATACTCAGTCCACAAAACTCTCTCAAAATGTCTGCAACAGCACGAACTCCTGAATCTCAGTCACCAGTTATGAGTTCTGTTGGTAACTACCTGAATACTAGTACAGGTCCTAAGACACCGCCTGAACCACAAATAAAGTTTTCAATAGCTGCAAAACCTCAACTGCGCTCAATTAGTAATCCGTTAAGAGAAGAAGATGATGATTTAATGGCTGAGGACACTGTACTGGATGAATCCGATAGACAGATGGATGAGGACCTCGACAGGGACATAATGCATAAAGGTCCCAATACACCACCTGAACCACGAGGACCAACAACTCCATGTTCTCCACCTATTTCACCTGATGCTTATGATCCATTTGATCCCACAAAATCAGGTACACCGTCACCTGTAAGAGAAGAAGTACATATTGATGAACTCCAAAGTCCAAGTGGTACACCATGTGAAGAAGTGATGCAGCATTCTGTAGGTGTGACTGATTCCCCTATTCAAAGTGACCCAGATGATACAGCAAAGAAAACTTTAGAAATGTCATCAGAGATTCCACTAATACAGTCTTCTGACAATTTGCGGGATGATGTGACTCTTTCTCCAGATAGAACAAAATCTCTAACCATGATTGAAAGTATGTTAGGGAGCTCACCATCAAATATTGATGAATCTGTTGTTGGAGCATCACAGCATCAGTTGCAAGTGGAAGTTTCTCCTTCAGAGCCAGGCGAAAAGTCAAGTACCTTGTCTGTTACAATGATAGTGCCTATGAACTCTGACATTACCCCATTATcaccagaaataaaaattattccaaTGACAGTTCAGCAACAGAAGCTTCTCAAACAGAATATAGTGCAGCAGCCTGtcacatctacacctacacatTGTAGCACACCAAGTAATTATTCAAACCTACCCAGTAGTATTGCCAGTACTCCAATTTCACCTTTAACAAGTACACCTGTGAGCCGATCAAATGTCTTTAGCACTCCAATTACCATTACAGTTCCTCAGCTATCATCTCATCACCTTCCACACCACCTCCCAAGCTCTCCTGTTGTGTCTCAGCAGAGAACAGTAGGTatcaaaactgttccagagaaaGTGACAGCTATTTCGTACGTGAAAAGTGTGCCACAAAGGCCAACAGGACAACAGAATGGTGATCAGAAGGAACAGATACAAGATACATCTACAGAAGTTGTTGATATGGACCTTGATTCACCATATTCACCAGGGTCCAGTGAGGGCGATGACTTGTTTGAACCGCCGTCGGAGACTGTAAAACCGACTGCAGCATATCCACCCATGAATACAAGAGCCTCCCAGACACCACAGAAGAATTTAAGGCAGAGCTTACCAGCAACAGGGAATACTCCAAATAAACCACCAGACAAGTTTGATGCCCTATTTGGCATGTCACCAGCTCGTAACAAAGGTTCTACAAAAATGGGGAAAATTAAGACTCACcatggaaaaactggaaaaatgaaGGGGAAGTTAGGAAAAGGTTAGTATCCTCATTTctatattgttttgaaatactttgaGTAATGTTTCTGGAGGTGCAACAATGGACCCATGGCTTATTTTGAATTACAGTTAAGTTAAAATCACATACAATTGTGATTGTTGGGTGTGCAGATTTTAAGTATAGGACGCAGTGTAAGTTTCCCTGTAAGTTATGCGCTAGTGATAAAAATGCATTTGCTATTTGAAATGTTTGCATTCAGAACTTCATTAAGTTCACATCCTTTCACTTTCTGAATTAATTCTTTCAATTTTACAGAAATGAGAAATGATCACCTCTAATGGAAATAACGGTTCATTAGCATTTTAGGGGTGTTATAAGGCTTCAAGTTGTATGCAGTTACCTACAGTATACTATCTCAAATATATGGGCACAGTGCCAATTGaaaactgtgtcatcaaagaataaTGTACTGAAATTGGACATTACATATTGCTCGAAAACCAGTTAAAAGAATTgacttcattacaaaagatgtggcAATACAAATCAAAAGAAATGACAGATTCTTTCAAAGGATTATCACTAGTGGTTTTCAAACACAATTAAAAACAAAACACAACTCAAATTGTTACAGTTTTTGCTACATTGTTGAAACTATTGACAGATTTCCATGGCTTTTATGAGTCATTGGGGATTGACTGTAGTAACTCATTATCATATTGCTTCCTTCAATTAATCCTTAGCATAGACATTTGTAGATCTTACTTTTACTCTCTGTGCCTTCTTTTCTTGTTTCCAAAGAAGACCATGCAGTCCGATGGGTGCTAAGCCTTTTACGCTTAAAAGAAATAGGTAATATACAAATGTTCCAACACTTATCACCGTTTTGGTTACCATTTAGGCTGGGTTCACTGAATATACACATCTGAGAATGATTTGTAATTTCCTGGAGATTATTTTATGTCGTTATAAACAAAAACTTTTGTTATTGGTTTAGTCATATTAATGGTTGCATGTGGCACCTCATTATTTTGTAACAGCCTTGTGATAAATCATTAGTTTAATATACAGGgcgaagaaaaaatgccgcacttgaaGGTTGGCATGTGATTCTTCATCCAGTTTCGAGACATTGTAGCAAAATCAGATCGGGCACATTTTGAAAACACATATATGAAAATGTGGACCTGACAACACTGTCACATCATGCAGCACATCGGTGTGTAAAGATGAATGTGTATCACCCCACACAACCATACCAGTCATTGTAGCTCATTGAGTAGACTGCTGGGACATCAAACCCTCATCCACCATGGAGCTAGGGTTCGAATCCTCATGAggttccttttcttattttttacaaGTCCATTCCCTAGTCCCCATCATTTGtgagcaggacatcattttgtcacatgacagagGCCTACtacatgacagtgggatccattaaactaCATGCATATGTCTACTAACCACACAGTGCACAACCAAAATTGGGCCTGTCAGGTTCATGTAGGGCAAATTCCTGATGGAGTGCACAGGTGATGAATACGTGGTTATGCTTTTAGTGCCAGGTGCATCCGACaatcaagctgctgctgctgctgctgctgctcgtgcgtaTTGTCCATGGTACCCTCAAAGGCACCATCCTGATAATGTTTTTCATTGCATGGAGCAATGCCAGGTCGTCCAAGGAATAaacgtactccacaaacagaggaccCCATTCTTGAAACCATTCACTAGTCGCCTCGACAAAGTACCCATTAAATCGCAGGGCAGTTGCAGATATCTCAGAGATTGGATGTTGAAGTGTTGCATGATAAAGAACTGCATGCATATCATTACACATTAATTCAACGCCAGTGGCAAGAAGACCACATTCAATGAGTACAGTTTTTCagatggcttttgcaccaagtggaagataaaaAACATTATACAAATAATGTGATATAGAgtgacgaatctagcttcactcatGTAGGTATTTTCAACCttcacaacagccattattggttaGAACATGACCCACAGTACACCATGAATGTGGCATTCAGGCACACTTTGGCATGAACCTGTGGGCTGAAATCAAGGGGGGAATACTTTTGGGCCATTCGAATGCCCCTCTGTATCTTGTGtatctttgcaatactttgcctgatGTGTTAGAATACATTCCTTTTGGTATTCGGCAACAGCTtttgtttcagcatgatggtgcacgccACGATTTGGAATGAACGTGTGTAAATATTTAAGTGAAGCATTTCCAGAGAAATGGGTTGGTCATGGAGGTCCAATGTTCTGCCCTCTACATGGCTCTGACCTTAAATCCACTAGAGTTTTGTTTGTGTGAATACTTACAGGAACAAGTTTATTGTGCTGAGCTAATGGGACAGGTCCAGCACAGTGCAGAGTTCATGCCACCTGTTCTTGGCCATGCTTCATGCAGTTAACAGCGTTGCAGGAGCCTTATTTCTTAAATCACTTTCCATGAAAACTATTAGCGGGACTAGGTATTGCTAGATACACTTTTGCTTTGAATTGTGGTGAGGGATCATGTGCCAACCACCAAATGTGACATTTTTTCTTCAGTGTGTATATCTCCCGTAGGTATTTCTTGTATTGTTTTTGTGATATTAATGCAGGCATTTTTTTCataatgcaaatattttaagcAGTATTGTTGTACTTAGTTGATAAATATCAGTATTCACCACCCAGTGTCTACGACATGGATAGCGAAAGGAAATATAAGTGTCTCAGATATGAGAAAGAATAGATACTTACCGGAAAGAAATTGAGATGACTAACTTGTAGATGATATTTGAATTAACCACTCTATTTTGAGAACCATGCAGTTTTTCATTATGATGTTGGATAGAATAGAAAGAAAATAAGGAAGGACTAATGTGTTAGAAGTCAGCTGAGACAGGCTGTTCAAACCCTCTCCCATGGGGCTGAAGTTCCTGCCACCTCATCCACAGGCAGGTAAAGGCTGTACAGGCTATCATCTATCAGGTAGCCTTATTGCACCGCAATCTGCACATGGCCACCTCTGCCTGTAGGCACTTTCGACAGGATAGTGCAACCATGTAGGTTATGGCCTGGTTTGCCTCATTGCTAGCATATCACCTTTCTGCACACCCCAGGCTACCAGACCTGCAGGTGGCCTGTGGCTGAGCTCTTGAGTCTGAACAACCTGACTTAAGGAATGAGCGAGGTATGTCAACAGAGCAACAAGAGTAATCTACTGgatgtaactgaaatataagaGTGTGCATTACTTCAGCATCAGTGTCAAAACTGGACGAATATGTGTCCTTTTTGTAATTAATGGTGAAGACCTGTAAATGTGCTTCTTGGTCATAAGGTTGGTTGTTGCACCTTTTTGGGTGTAACTTGTAAGCATATGTGTATCAAGTATGTGATATGTGTATCAAGTATGTGATGAATGTGTATTGTCGCAGTTACATTTTTTACTGTACTATTTTATGGCATGAACCTAAgtgaaattattttgtgttacaggtTCAAAAAAAGAGATACAGATCAAAATGGATGAAGACCAGCTGCAGATT includes:
- the LOC124723232 gene encoding serine/arginine repetitive matrix protein 2 isoform X2, which encodes MPGQDTNPADHSSDMNVELDNSWENGRPSSSPSTVNRESDARQETSPSNTTNDNSFQLCQTIQLEDSVDWSHRLPSTSASPLTWQNHTHDEPGPSASASNSTFRNYIYGGSSDSGSESDDTQANCPICFVSLLNREVATPDSCQHYFCCPCLKQWSKTVTTCPVDRRKFKLILVRNNIGGQVIRVDPVDPVSVQSFSDNDDDPTFCQVCHQRDREDRMLLCDYCDSGFHLECLNPPLEAVPDGDWFCSRCQLLDTRNTEQNQGRVTWVRVPTFPVGLGGRRVQCVRVPPVNRQVEEIVSVSSDDELELEVVTRSGRRVRRPSVSSNSDSARTQQKTPAKNGPAEQTCTARKKVTRRAPSPRGEQSFFRTQRRRQRQRQRQRQRQRQRQRQRQRQRQRNTSESSAQTVEDSEEEDDDSTVRKSGRSRLAENLGLVPCRRSQSSSTAHAPVPASSLNRQRVSAGIPTLNLFGNDSLDYFSDGSDGENGNEGGGTSMLCHRSRSSPTTARRLAARKLSQSLMSSTPRPHVNSNPRPSTSRDTTSSSRHNLLDSIMESQGLWHSRNTTMSLRRDGTITIKKASKVERPSKAMSGSDDGQSISRFTESSDGYRERIQHDSNPQELPSHIFNQRDAISVVPVADSGPNIFTSHAGSSGSSNNVGQQTCVNSRFPWESHTSNRVNVTDNQTRVSQVPLYPGNSNSRSPGSSGSYHHNKDSQYERTSTSSYQYSGHMYSGTHLSGFDSDRGHLGYTGYLGPENSSTTSDLPNPGRFNLLPQFPVRRTHPHPSTSLSASSTDERQLEESDFLDDQDISSGKSSNERDTKKNTYRKVTEDDDLDIYSDIEVSSAGGQNCASEHEDNERNFDVLPPPPEPSALLIGLGEQDSSDSETNDSLVIDIRPNPDDHTHKDNVTKSPDESEKYDPAVPCDDSDDDDDDEPLVSQNLHKEDIPLPPCPPSSEKVDMSTSNASYLQSPTYGELSKQCSVHVTEAVTEAVKEVINSTLQSSSASINKALASGDEDDDEGECPNFSIYSADSMDIARKATEIPEENTGALDKSDPVTVMTDEDKAEVEKCEAKSDILEMPIESSSDHNNQESRDNDEQMEESGSISEVQHEPLENNDDMIERLSKTLQCSSRSSSSCSSSSSSCCSSSSSSSGSSSSSSTDGSSISQNTSCEEPSKVVTSEEKDTTAIAVEQIADQMSNLSAVHPVTSSASENHEKSAIRDENDPKNHEDVKLDVSGETENLVEGAASAVSAVSPNNATGSQNKTALPLSNTASSLNSSLPAATPVGLEGLDTETISETEEAINFDDDMSHDETSFLSEEDGEISPQKKRKKATDEVKDNSKADNDVSAEKPQLEKDLSPAETVDYEEGEIVDERPRLTDVTQKDKILDKDKRLESNEIRSADEAEMSESSVHAGIEEEKKKKKKKSTDRDRDRADLSVNDDDETVKGKGSTLDDSISWKKPSKGTKERNYRDSKSIKPTEKGKDGSRKENEDKELPKKEKKKKEKRKDMERYDVRKIVSDKKRKRKDEFGRDLSRDRSYSRSRSRSKSRGKSRDRSVSLSRSKTNRAKGRSSPRRSRHRSRSRSRSRSYRSRSRSKNKSISKLKDRNRKSRSKERQRKASRDRSRSRNRRSRSRSGSRLRNRSRSRSIHKSREGKDRSRAATRQKRPPKNRRSWSRTWTSSWSRSRSRSVSCSSYSRSPSPSARRYNRSYSRSFSRSWSRERHERVPLLEKKTNPVAKPPKKLTVIVNNSKEDSDRQRKKDKKKKDSRKSKDQSGAEKRKKRKERSPLPSKEVFTSGDNILVSVNFNKSNKGPGAKDAAVAAAAAVTSASICALPKDSSKRKQREDTFDVGRQTTKKSRKDKSGKEKTSKALNNAANTDKTLNRRSKKGAKGDKRLAALLRQKPVAIIDLDQSPFREQTPSPRDLIVLSDSDDAQRDKETEMEDGIMTRMMHQEILSPQNSLKMSATARTPESQSPVMSSVGNYLNTSTGPKTPPEPQIKFSIAAKPQLRSISNPLREEDDDLMAEDTVLDESDRQMDEDLDRDIMHKGPNTPPEPRGPTTPCSPPISPDAYDPFDPTKSGTPSPVREEVHIDELQSPSGTPCEEVMQHSVGVTDSPIQSDPDDTAKKTLEMSSEIPLIQSSDNLRDDVTLSPDRTKSLTMIESMLGSSPSNIDESVVGASQHQLQVEVSPSEPGEKSSTLSVTMIVPMNSDITPLSPEIKIIPMTVQQQKLLKQNIVQQPVTSTPTHCSTPSNYSNLPSSIASTPISPLTSTPVSRSNVFSTPITITVPQLSSHHLPHHLPSSPVVSQQRTVGIKTVPEKVTAISYVKSVPQRPTGQQNGDQKEQIQDTSTEVVDMDLDSPYSPGSSEGDDLFEPPSETVKPTAAYPPMNTRASQTPQKNLRQSLPATGNTPNKPPDKFDALFGMSPARNKGSTKMGKIKTHHGKTGKMKGKLGKGSKKEIQIKMDEDQLQILDDLPSSAVELQVKDKFLKKLNRQERVVEEVKLSLKPYYTSKKINKEEYKEILRRSVPKICHNRSGEINPKKISALVDAYVTKYRYLKKKQLGSQRKQSKPSPDSTTPISK